The Polyodon spathula isolate WHYD16114869_AA chromosome 3, ASM1765450v1, whole genome shotgun sequence genome has a segment encoding these proteins:
- the LOC121313504 gene encoding serine/threonine-protein kinase RIO3-like: MDQIGIAAKEEADCVWKTPWGAPNKMMSPCSLADVMSEQLAKQLQLDEENLGLSSNVDVNEPLITGDNIDTASDLILAQMMQLEFDREFDTQLRREEKKFNGESKVSVSFENYRMMHPYDDSDSSEDEVDWQDTCHDPYRPDKPTTTPKKGFVGKGKNITTKHDEVVCGRKNTVRMENFAPEVQVGDGVGMDLQLSNQVFNALKQHCYSEQRRSARLHEKKEHSTAEHAVDQKTRLLMYKMVNAGTLEAINGCFSTGKESVVFHAKGGSIDDKAVPEECAIKVFKTTLNEFRNRDKYIKDDYRFKDRFSKLNPRKIIHMWAEKEMHNLARMQKAGIPCPEVVILKKHILVMSFIGEKQVPAPKLKEIKLSSEDMKRAYYQVLYMMQQLYQECNLVHADLSEYNMLWHDGKVWLIDVSQSVEPTHPHGLELLFRDCRNISSFFQKVGVSEAMNEYELFNAVSGLNITADNEGEFIAEIEALEKMNEDHVQKRGKKAPSYHSDDWSPPMTNNG; this comes from the exons ATGGATCAAATAGGAATCGCAGCTAAAGAAGAGGCAGATTGCGTTTGGAAG aCCCCATGGGGGGCTCCTAACAAAATGATGAGCCCTTGTTCTCTTGCTGATGTGATGAGTGAACAGCTGGCTAAGCAACTGCAGCTTGATGAGGAGAATTTAGGTTTATCAAGCAATGTTGA TGTTAATGAACCTCTCATTACTGGAGATAATATTGACACAGCCAGTGACCTGATCTTGGCCCAGATGATGCAGTTGGAATTTGACCGGGAGTTTGACACCCAGCTCCGTCGCGAGGAGAAGAAATTTAATGGGGAAAGCAAAG TGTCTGTTTCCTTTGAGAACTATCGAATGATGCACCCATATGATGACAGCGACAGCTCAGAGGATGAAGTTGATTGGCAGGACACTTGCCACGACCCCTATAGACCTG ATAAACCTACTACCACTCCAAAGAAGGGCTTTGTAGGCAAAGGCAAAAACATCACCACAAAACACGATGAAGTTGTGTGTGGTAGAAAGAACACTGTGCGAATGGAGAAT TTTGCACCTGAAGTCCAAGTTGGGGATGGGGTTGGAATGGACCTACAACTTTCTAACCAGGTCTTCAATGCCTTGAAGCAACACTGCTACTCTGAGCAACGCCGCAGTGCCAGGCTGCATGAAAAGAAGGAACATTCAACTGCT GAACATGCTGTGGATCAAAAGACACGTCTGCTGATGTACAAAATGGTAAATGCTGGCACCCTGGAAGCTATCAATGGCTGCTTCAGCACAGGAAAAGAGTCTGTTGTTTTTCATGCTAAAGGAGGAAG CATTGATGACAAAGCAGTCCCAGAAGAGTGTGCAATCAAAGTTTTCAAAACTACTCTGAATGAATTCAGGAACCGGGACAAGTATATCAAAGATGATTACCGATTCAAGGACAGATTCAGCAAGTTGAACCCCCGAAAGATCATCCATATGTGGGCTGAGAAGGAAATGCACAATCTGGCCAG AATGCAAAAGGCAGGAATCCCTTGCCCGGAAGTGGTTATACTTAAGAAACACATTCTGGTCATGTCCTTCATTGGAGAGAAACAAGTCCCAGCCCCGAAGCTGAAGGAGATAAAGCTCAGTAGTGAAGATATGAAACGGGCCTATTACCAGGTGCTATAT ATGATGCAGCAGTTGTATCAAGAATGCAATCTTGTTCATGCAGATCTGAGTGAATACAACATGCTTTGGCATGATGGGAAG GTTTGGCTGATTGATGTGAGTCAGTCAGTGGAGCCCACTCATCCTCATGGGCTCGAGTTGCTTTTCAGAGACTGCAGAAACATCTCCTCG TTTTTCCAAAAAGTTGGGGTGTCTGAAGCAATGAATGAATATGAGCTGTTTAATGCAGTCTCTGGCTTAAACATTACAGCAGACAATGAGGGAGAATTCATTGCTGAG ATTGAAGCTTTGGAGAAGATGAATGAAGATCATGTGCAGAAACGTGGTAAAAAGGCTCCATCCTATCATAGTGATGATTGGAGTCCACCAATGACGAATAACGGTTGA
- the LOC121313505 gene encoding insulin-like growth factor-binding protein complex acid labile subunit, whose translation MRGARSNLQELMCYSERASRSPGVMNLLANGKRKMAASALLLLTLCMAVSADGCPSDCTCFSVLTDCRSANLLAVPQDISTGTETLFLADNQITTIQRGAFVNLTGLTFLSLANNELSFQNDTLEGLNNLLSLDLSENSLQEIPLGLFQTPLRLVWLNIAKNKLKILPKSIFRPLEKLTYLDLSDNSLDLHNHTFEGLISLNTLSLSGNRLKSIPTKLFDAVPKLQGLDLSNNFLTHLPEGFLSNHYNMSDLILNNNNLTHSVLPALQSLSNLNYLYLSGNSISTLPLFPFVKLRRLVKLHLSNNSISALPDGFLAGLNQLSVLDLSGNSLASLPEHVFQGSSQLEYLHLDRNSFSKPPLFSGLHNLQELTMCCCQITLWPEEVAISHLVALELIDLSKNLIAELDSVVVRNNIHLKKVLLTDNPICSMSSSVLPLSPPLQCTGY comes from the exons ATGAGAGGTGCAAGGAGCAATTTGCAGGAATTAA TGTGCTATTCAGAGAGAGCTTCTAGAAGCCCAGGCGTAATGAATCTCCTTGCGAATG GAAAAAGGAAGATGGCCGCCTCTGCCCTATTACTTTTGACCCTTTGCATGGCAGTTTCAGCAGATGGATGCCCCTCAGATTGCACTTGCTTTTCAGTATTGACAGACTGCCGCAGTGCCAATCTCCTTGCAGTTCCTCAAGACATTTCAACAGGAACGGAAACATTATTTTTGGCAGATAACCAAATCACCACAATTCAAAGAGGAGCCTTTGTAAATTTGACAGGCCTAACTTTTCTGAGTTTGGCCAACAATGAACTTTCATTTCAGAATGACACACTGGAAGGCCTGAATAACCTCCTCTCCTTGGACTTGTCAGAAAACAGCTTGCAGGAGATCCCGCTAGGTTTGTTTCAAACACCCTTAAGACTGGTTTGGCTAAACATAGcgaaaaacaaacttaaaattcTTCCCAAATCCATCTTTAGACCATTGGAAAAACTCACCTACTTAGACCTTTCCGATAACAGTTTAGACCTACACAATCACACCTTTGAAGGACTTATCAGCCTAAACACACTGAGTTTATCAGGTAACAGGCTTAAAAGCATACCAACAAAATTATTTGATGCTGTACCAAAACTTCAGGGACTAGATTTGTCGAACAACTTCTTAACACACTTGCCTGAAGGTTTCTTAAGCAACCATTACAACATGTCTGATTTAATCCTGAACAACAATAATCTAACACATTCAGTTTTACCTGCATTGCAAAGCTTGAGCAATCTGAACTATCTGTATCTGTCTGGGAACAGCATTTCAACTTTACCTCTGTTCCCCTTTGTTAAGCTCAGACGTCTTGTTAAACTCCACCTGTCCAATAATTCTATATCAGCACTTCCAGATGGCTTCCTGGCAGGTTTAAACCAACTCTCAGTGTTAGATTTGTCTGGTAATTCATTGGCTTCCCTGCCTGAGCATGTTTTTCAAGGTAGCAGCCAGTTAGAATACCTGCATTTGGACAGAAATAGCTTCTCCAAGCCCCCACTGTTTTCTGGGCTGCATAATCTCCAGGAGTTGACCATGTGCTGCTGTCAAATAACTCTTTGGCCAGAAGAGGTTGCTATAAGCCACTTGGTGGCTTTAGAATTAATAGATCTCTCCAAAAACCTCATAGCAGAGCTAGACTCTGTAGTGGTTAGGAATAATATACATCTTAAGAAAGTCCTTCTGACTGACAATCCAATTTGTTCAATGAGTTCTTCAGTGCTTCCATTATCTCCACCATTGCAATGCACAGGCTATTAA